From one Caldithrix abyssi DSM 13497 genomic stretch:
- a CDS encoding DUF3857 domain-containing protein, with product MFSLRMLILTIFSFFILHSCGGTNKLGVKDIMEKASLTELPTQDDFPDDGGVILYENFYDRLYLNSNYDVRVEKQVQRAIIYFNDKAEAWTHHVIYLDDQSILLDFTAYTQKPNGEIIYLTKEDLHPTHVNESLQKVSHEKSLRFVFPGVEPGAILYYGYTINRKGFFSGDYWFIESGLPKIYSRFNFEIPRIFFRYNYDWNYSSFNFAIEEPTVYKNIVNQKSRKDASIIVYWERRDIPALEKEPFSPPYFDIAKYVSVDLKYDSWNELGKFYYHLIKDYVNHSDHGAVKKLSDEICAGATTQREKIDRIFQYAQREFRYLAFDFGESGIIPHTFSEIVRNK from the coding sequence ATGTTTTCTCTAAGAATGCTTATTTTAACAATTTTTTCTTTTTTTATTTTACACTCCTGTGGTGGGACAAACAAACTGGGCGTTAAAGATATCATGGAAAAGGCCAGTCTCACGGAGCTCCCAACTCAGGATGACTTTCCCGATGATGGCGGAGTCATTCTGTATGAAAATTTCTATGACCGGTTGTATCTGAATTCCAATTATGATGTAAGAGTGGAAAAGCAAGTTCAACGGGCAATCATCTATTTTAATGATAAGGCGGAAGCGTGGACTCATCATGTAATCTACTTAGACGATCAATCCATATTACTGGATTTTACGGCTTACACGCAGAAACCAAATGGTGAAATCATCTATTTAACAAAAGAAGATTTACATCCAACCCACGTGAATGAAAGTTTGCAAAAGGTTTCTCACGAAAAATCTTTACGATTTGTTTTTCCTGGCGTTGAGCCAGGAGCCATTTTATACTATGGTTACACCATCAATCGCAAAGGCTTTTTTTCGGGAGATTATTGGTTTATTGAATCGGGCCTGCCTAAAATTTACAGCAGATTTAATTTTGAAATTCCGAGAATCTTTTTCCGCTACAATTATGACTGGAATTACTCTTCTTTCAATTTTGCCATAGAAGAGCCCACGGTTTACAAAAACATTGTTAATCAAAAATCACGTAAAGATGCCAGCATCATAGTTTACTGGGAAAGGCGGGACATTCCCGCACTGGAAAAAGAGCCATTTTCACCGCCATATTTTGATATAGCCAAATATGTTAGTGTTGACCTAAAATATGATAGCTGGAATGAACTGGGTAAATTTTATTACCATTTGATTAAAGACTATGTAAACCATTCGGATCATGGGGCGGTTAAAAAACTCTCTGATGAGATTTGCGCAGGCGCTACTACTCAGCGTGAAAAAATTGACAGAATATTTCAGTATGCGCAAAGGGAGTTTCGTTACCTGGCTTTTGATTTTGGGGAAAGCGGAATTATTCCTCATACTTTTTCGGAGATTGTCAGAAACAAATAA